Genomic segment of Salvia splendens isolate huo1 chromosome 12, SspV2, whole genome shotgun sequence:
CGGGCCGGGTATCTCTTGAGCACGGGCGCCTGCAGCACGAGCCACCCGGCCCACGAGAGGCAGTGCCCGATCAAGTAGAGGCACCCCATCGTCCAGCTCTTCCCGCTCGCGTCTCCCAGCACCACCGGCGCCATGgcctccgccgccgccctcTGCAGCGTCGCCGGCGGCGAGTAGATGGTGGGCCCCTTGAAAAGCGTGATCACGGAAGCCCCCGCCACGCAGATCAGCAGCCCCACCACCTTCGAGATCCCGTCTTTCCGGTCCAATCTCACTTTCTCTATCCTGCACAAcatatttttcattaattacATTCTTCAAATATTTATACTGCACACGTTAGTTTCATATTGTCCACTTTGAGTCAAGTCTGcaacggatttatttttgaattattttcaaaaGATCTCAAACTAATTAAGGTTAGACAACACTTATATATTTCTTTCATATTCTCTCTTCTATATGGGATGAGTTTGCAACTCAACAATAAATTTTGTGGTTTTTGTTGAAGAGGAATATTCTTGCCTGAGAAGGGCGGCCATGAGGAATGTGATGGCGGGAACGGAATTTTGTATGGCGGAGGCGAAAGTTGGTGAAGTGTTATCAAGCCCGATCAGGTAGAAGCCTTGGTTTGCTGTTATCCCAACTATTGCTAGTAGGAAGAATTCGAGGATGAAGCTCCATGTGATAGGTGGCCTCTCCTTCCTATACATTTTGATAAGgaagataaataaacaaaacatgatGAAAACACACATTTTATGTCATTTTTGGTCAGAGACGTACTTTTCAAGAAAATAGGCGAAGGGGAGGAGAAGGATGAAGGCGAGGATGTTTCGATAGACAGGGAAGACAATCTTGCTGATGCCCATGTTGAGGGCAAGGCGGGAGACGACGTGGAAACCGGCATAACCGAACTGCAAAGCAAGCATAGCTATGTGGAGCTGGAATTTCTCAGGGATGGAGCACATTCTCCGCCCCATGGATGAGCCGGCGGCGGCGTCGGCCATTGCTGAGGATGAATAGATGAGGTGGTGGTAGGAAgagaggagaaggagaaggagaaggagaagagaGGAGTGTTTGTGATTGGGATGGTGAGATTTAGGGTAGAGTTAGGGTGATATAAATATAGTTAAAGAGAGGAAGTGTGAGGGAGAGTATGGCCCCACACTCAAAACGTAACCCTTTGAATTGTTTTATGCTTGTCTCCCACATTCTACTACTACTCTACTACTCTTTTACCTATTGCATGACATGACAACCCCTCATCGCACTACCTAAAGCCGTGATAAATTGGAAAGATTGAATATACTTATTATACTATTTAATTAAAGTATATACCAAGgttaattatagtattatatagTCATGTCACCTACTTGAAAAACTTACGTGCACGCCGAGTAGTATCAAGCTCAAGCTCGACTCATTAATTTAGTTCATAAAGTTTACCAAACTAACCTTTTTACCAAGTATACTAGATTGTAGTATTATATAAACAGCAAGATGGTGTTGAAGGTGAGAGACCCTATTTGACTATTTGTAGAGTCTTCAAAGCTAATGACTCTTGAAGATCCCGATAAGTagcaattatttaaaataaagtcATAATTAAATTGTCTTATCTCATAGATAAATCCTACTATTAAGAAAAGAGGAGAATTAAAATAAGAGagtgaaagagagaaaaaaagaaatgtatGATACATTTGGAAGGGGTGGCATTAAtgatggaaattgaaagtgtgGGGTAGGGAAAGTGTGGTGGTGAGCCGCCACCGAAGATAGCGCGCACGAGGGGGGATGGTGCTGCCCTTTCACCGTGCGACTGTCCTCATCCACCTAAACCCCACCACCCTACCCCTTTCccatttaatatatatatatacttttccACTATTTCgcaatatttataatattaccTCTCATTTATTCTTGTAATCTTAAACTTCATAAATAAGTATGAATTAAAGTAGTaaattaatctttttatagTTATGTTTGACAAAAAAGATTTGAACTTTTGCATTTTATGTCTTCTTACTTGACCAAGTCAGGTGATTAAGGCGGAACATTTCAAAAAGTCCTACCTGGCCGGGTAGAATAGGCATCAAATGTCACCCGGTCGGGCCAACTTCGTAAAGTGAAATCGTGTGACACTCATTTTTAACCCCTAATCGACCCTGAATCAAAATGGCATTGTTGGTCCAGTGGTATGTGTCTCAAAGTTTCATACAGAAGGCCGGTTCGAAGTTCATTTTGTTATGTTCTTCACTTTTATTTATGCATATACTATTACATTTCTCATATCTAtacttttaaatattcaaaaatgCATTCGAAAATGGAAACTTATTTAATGCActtatctttatttttctttttcgaaCTTATGCATTATtatatactattttttttatcattttagtttttttctATTGCGTTTAAAATCAACCCAATTGACAACATATTCATTTTTCCTATTTTCTTAAAAACAATTGACCCATTTTCTTATATCTTTatcattatataattttttttaaatatggattTTAATTCTCTTCGTTTTTATCTTTTCGATATAATTGTTCGTCGCACTCCCAAACGAAAAATCCTGGATCCACCGCCGCGTATGTGAAGTACAAAAAGGGGAAACCAACGAGGTAGCTGGAGCCTGGAGATATCCAACTCTACGTTCattaggagtaataaataaaaatgtactCTATAATGAAAACTAACTGATGATTAACAGCACCAGTGCAATTAATCTGTTATTGCAATTAAAGTGTAAATGATCATGTAACTGATAACACGTATaagtatatttatatatattaatattaataaaatgaaataaaattatacttgtACATTATTTTCTTATATGGAGTATCCATTAGTTAGATTTTAGTGTGTGAAGTGGGAATCACGGCTCGATTATTATCATTAAGATTCGATTTTTGTCCCGATGACTCTAATTATTTCATTTGAATTGCATTTTTGCATGTGCAATCATAAAGGAGGTAAATAcgcattttttttatcatgctATTTTTATGCCTACCACTACTGTTGGAATTTTAAGGTAGATCATGTAGATAAATAGTTTTTAAATAATCTAAAATAGAATTTTGCATTATCTCTTGTTGTGTGTGCTTATAGATAGTGCGGAGCAAACTTataacaataatttatttattttaacaaaatagttttaatcataaaataaCAACCTTTATGTATGAAAACAATAACTCTTTCTTAAACAAGAGAGAGTTCACACAATATTTCATAGAATCGTATGATTAGTGTCATAAAAGTAAGAGATCTATTAAATTAAAAGAAGTTGCATATTCTCTGTACAACAATATTTCAAGAAAGAAATTATTAACGCATCGAATCCAACGATTCATGCACTTTGAAAAATGATACTAGTaccataattaaattaaaatgcgTTTACATCATAACTGAAATCAGTTATTGACTGGATATATTGGTATGGACTGTTGTTTTGTATCTGAACTATTTATCTTAGAAAAAAATTCTCtctaatagtagtataatttattttgtattaataatattttaattaataacttctttctattttttttcttattttatcaattatatattaaaatatatgctCCTTCTAgagttcatattttttaaagGACTGAGGAAGTATGTCGAATTAATTTCTCTATCACATTGCGCCCGTGGAGGGATATGCTTCTGTACAGCCAAATTAAAGTAAGGATTAGTTGGGaatactatttatttaacatTAATCAACGTATGCATACTGAAAACCAAATAACTCAATCAAATATGTCCTCGtattaatcttattttattatccatcaaaatgtttaaaataattccaactaaaaatataataatttttaatcatttcaattcaaaatataaatttacCATATTACCTTGAAAGTCGGTTTGGTATTTATGTTGAGATTATCTAAATAGTTAAATCATCttatattatttagttagataactaaattatcaaattttagtAGTATATTAAATCAATTATGTAATAATTCAATATCTTATTTGGTACATTAACTTATATTTACGTTTAAATTGTGAATGAATAATATTATCTAATAAAAATCATTAATTGCTAAATtaatgcatatgaatatgagagacaatgattattttttatttagagAAAGAAATTGCAGCGTCACAATTAGCATTTTAATTTAGGGTAAACGTTTAACTTtaggtaatttatttatttttattatttaattgggGATAGTTAGGTAATTGAACCCAATTAACTTGATTTGATGTTTAATGCGGttaaataaatctatttatttgATTGGTTCAATTAATCTACCaaaacttgaaaaaaaaaacgtgGCTCACTCCTAGCCAAAGAAATAACGAGCTTGTAGctagttaatttattttaaaaaccaAACAACAAGTAAAGAaatgataaataatactcctctGATCcgccattaaatataaaacaaattgtTTTTCGGCaataatgttgttttgtgacttaatgaagaatgaataaagtatgagcaatgaaaaaataaaaagagtgtTATTTATAATTTAGAAAATGCTTCATTTTTAATAAGACATCCAAAAAAgaagtttcatttttaataagcCATGAGGAGTATTATCGTAACGAAACATAGCTACCAGATGAATACTCAAACCAACAAATAGagccataattttttttttatatagtttAGGCGTATAGAGACCACATTGAAAGAAAATCTAGGATCCTACTTTATAAACCTACACACACATATATCTCCTTTAGTCCTCAAAACATGGATACTTTCCAGgcaaaaaaattagtactactactgtagtattatttttctgaAGGTTGTAAGAAAAGCAATGAATGGAAATTTAATCGACTTTATATCAAACTTTTGTAGCGTGAgggacattaattaattaattaaaaggaATTATTTAAGGTAATTAATATGGTTCTTCCACTATCAACCCACCTCCCAAAGATGGGCTGTAGCCTAATATTAATTGCTTTACTTTAAACGACACTCTGCCCCCTCTCTTTTGAGACCACCATCATTCTATAATCTTACAAATATCCTCTAAAGTTGATGTCTGTCCaaacaatatatttttattttttaattatgcaCTCTAccattctttttttatttccaagttGAAAAGCAAATTCTTTTTCCGACAGCCATTGATCCCATGTGATTTTTATTTACATTCGTATAAAGAAACTAGCACAACATGTTAGTATATTGGCcttttgagatatttcgtgaaatcAGATCTATTCCAAAAATGattgaaaattgaattattCATCAAttcctttgaaaataaattgGATCCTAAAGTAcagaatattaattaatattgaaaCAGATAAGATTAATTTGAAAGTAAAACAATTTCAGATATCAAATAACGGTTTTATGTGTTTGAAAGATATCGATCAAGTTCAAATTTTCAATCCTCATCTCTATAACTCAACttgtttataatttttactTAGCCCAAGTAGTGATGAATTGAAGAATGTGTTTGGTTGATTTGCATATTAATCATATCAATCATGGTGTTAAATATATAACTTTAATGTTTGTATGTATGCTATTGTATTTGGGAGTCTCTTAGCCTTTTCTTTTTGATGTTTTAATTATGTGGGATCCATTCGATTGATTTCTAGTAGATTGTAATGGTAACTGTAGAAGAATCGGTAATTATGCATTTTGTTATATATCTCTTTGTTTTTCTGACACTTGCATTATTTTGTAAAAACATAATTGCAAATTCAAGATAATATCTTTAATTTTCACAAAGATGGTGCATCCATTGATACCTATATAATCGATTGTTAATCATTCTTTCACTTCCCTTTTTCGGTGGGTTTGAATTAGGAATATGAAAGCCATACATATTTGCAATCTTTACTGCTGTATATGTTTTCCAATCTAGTATTCCGCCGTCATTGTGTTTTAAATTGCAAGTGAAAATAGTTCACTAAGTTTAAGGTAGTTAGATTTGAACTTCCTATAGTTTAAATGGCTTTTGTTACAAAAAGAGATAGATATTTCACACCCTAAtaaaaaatactctctccgtccataaaaaatagtctcatttgtgtacgagcacatgttttaatgagaaattggtcAAATAAGAAATaggaagaaaaaatatataaagtaagagaaaaatgaagaaaatgtgGATAAAGTATGATAGAGATTGagaaaatgtgaataaaatatgagaaagaaacttttcatttttaaaaattgaactattttttttgtgaacATCCCAAAATGTCAAAATGAAACTATATTTTGTGGACGGAAGAGGTAAAAGAAGTGCACATAAAATATCCCAACTTAAAAAATAATGACCATTTTTTATGAGCTCAAATATTTTAGTAATTGTTAGATTGTCCTACTTGTTACTCTATCcaattttttgtttcataaatGCCGAAGTCAAAAAGTTGACGAACATAGAAGTATAAAAACAGTTTAAGGTAAAACAATAACAAAAGCAACAAAATAATGTATAGATATAATCCAAAATTACCGTAAAAATATAATGGTCgaacataagaaaataaaagtaaCACATCCTAAAGTTATGATCTCCAAACCAAGGAGAAGTTCtaaacaacaattacaaaacatAGTACATTGTTAGGGATATATTGAAATACAAGCTTTGAGCTACTTTGTATATTCatgtaaaaaatttttttaaaaattaatgagaagaaattattttttttatcatataatttgtcttctattattattattattattattgattattCACAAAGTGAACAGAGAAGTCATACTTttacaatatatatttaatgataGAGTTGTGATTGTATAAGATCTTTCGATCAGATGTTTAAGAACAATCTATATATCTTGGCGGTGTCAATCCGAAGTTATTCCTATATTGTTGATTAGtttacataaaaataattagtagaAGACACAAACATGTAATGAGAATGGAAGATTGTATAGGAAATAGGTGTTAATGATGTAAGATTGGTGTGAAGTAGGAGAGTCAAGATAACAACTGTATTGGTCAGGCTGGTATCCGACCGTTTTGCACTGTCTGGGTCACACTCACTCTTTTTTTCCCACCTAAACCTTTCAAATTTGTCCTTCCCCTTCCCCTATCTATTTCCATAATACTTAATGCTACACATAATTGAATTAGTTGATCAATATACTACTATTCCATTTGTGTAATTAGTTACTACTAATATATGGATGTGATCGtatgataacccatatttatggtgataacctaataacctatcattttatggacgaaatatatcattttatggattaaaagtatcattctatgcatgctgaaaaaatatcattttatagtgtataaatatcatttttagtaaaaatgatatttttgacccataaaatgataggttattaggttatcaccataaatatggttatcattttaacgcaccGTAATATATTTGGAAACTTGAAGAAATATTTGAGGtaacataaattattttcaattaataaaatagaagaaaaaataatGAGTGGATCAAGATATAGTAGTGGACTGATTAAATGAGACGATTTGTTGACCAAAATAtgactttttatattttgaaacataaaatctCAGTTTATCCAGCTTATAAAATGTTATACTAAATGATATTGCAGTATATATCAAGTATTCGGATTTCAGCAAATTGACCTAATTTCGAATACTAATTAAATGGATCTAAATTGATCATGACATGTGCTGCTTTGATTAGTAACTCCATATAGTAATTTAAATCATTTATGTGTCGTTTTGTAATTTTATAGACTTGAAGAATAAACTTGATGATTCGAAATAAATCGAAGAAGAAATAATGAGAGTGATAATGTAGTACGATGAGAGTGGGATTGTTGTCTGATTTAGAAACATTATCAACAGACATGTCCACTTAATAGCAATGTGTAACGCCTGACCCCAAAAAGTAAAAACTAAAATGATTCTCACCTGCACAAACAATTCCCcctttattaattataaagtGCTTTATATTCATTCGCGCATGCACAAAACATTGAAACGCTAATTCTTGAATTCATCATAGTTTTTTTACCGTGTACtataacaaacaaacaaacaaaggaATAAAACTAATATTCTTCATCATGAGATTAGAGTTTCACAGTATTTGGTCTAGTTGTAAATTCTTTAGATTTTAATCTATTTAAATTGAAATGTAATAACTCTTAAGTAGAATGTTTTTGTTGCCCTACATTGGGAGCGAATTACATACATGGCGGGGTAGAGTTGTCAAATGGGTTGTGTTGGCCTAGCCCGGTGCGAGATTATAGTTATAGAAAAATGGCGGTTATAGTTGTCAAATGGGTTGTGTTAGCCTAGCATGCCCACCACCAAAGCACGATATACCGCTATATACTAAAAATTTGGtatatatagtattttttacAATGTatcaaattttcggtataccacaACATcgatatatattaataatacaaATCAAACTATTACATGAGTGCTTAGATGAGACATCACTTTTGAGTACTGAGACTTATTTTCGGGAtacaaatcaatttttttttgtttgatatttttttcaattatatttCTTAGAAAATATTTATGCTTTTGTTCGTACTTTGAGAAAAAAGCTGTCATCACAACTCACAAGTGCGCACTGGAAAGCCACTTCATATTTCAAGTCCGAGAAAATCCTGGAACAACCGAGAACCGAATtacaattaaattttaattttttataatttaatataataataaatttaacttaattgaattaatgttgaatggaaataaaataatttgaaacattatttaattttaagattTAAATTGTGATGCTTTGAATCTACAATTATTTCCTCAATCCATTTTTTATGAACTAACTATTATGAGTAGAATATCAtaagtttgtttttaattttcaaaagaactatataaatacaatatcatttcatatgatagaaatttaactttataacaAATTTATTTAACAATTCATTTAATAAACGATTTTAACCGGTTTGTGAATGATTTATTAATTGTTCCGTATTAAACCAAAAAGTCACAACAAGATCAGTTAGTATTGGAAATTccattgaatatttatttagcaaaaaaaaggaaaataaaattcaattttaaaactctttttaaaaaaatgctaAATTTTAGAAGtcctttttttataaaacaattGCCAACATAAACTAGTCCGACCTACTACACTTGACATAACTCTTACTCATATATGACTATTATTGTATTGTTGGTTtgtatttttatgtatttatttgaatttttagatATTATTTGTTATATATCCAAATGTTTGGATTATTGTTTTATTAGTgttgaattatttaaaattataaataaattcagATAAAAATTAAACATCGGTTCTGGTTAGGAACCGACCGTTCTGAACCGGTCGGTTCCGCTCCCAATTCCGGTTCTAGGattaatgaaaaattgaaatcGGTTAACCGGTCCGGTTAGAATCGGAACCGACCGAATAAGCATGCCTACTATTTTCGTCATTTAATACTCTATATTACGAAATCAAAACGTATATGGtaatatagtttatattttaaatcTTAACTTCTCATTAACGATTCCATCAACATGACACCACTTATGTTCCCCATACATCCATCACCCgtttcatttcaattttcaattttcaatttcagTAATCAATACTTTGAATGAAAAATAGGTGGATGTTATATTCGGTAAAGAAAGATTTTGACAATTCGAGCTTGAGCCCCCAAAATCCCATGCACAAAACGACATAATGAAAGTGAATGTTTGATTTATGTCACAAGCTTCCATCAATTCAAAGATTGGTTCAACTCCACCATTGAAGATTCGGCCATGTTTGAATTTGATGGATCCAAAATAACTAGACTTTTACCATCACGGTATACTATAATGATTGATAACACTTAATAAAACATTTTTACTGTTGGTAAATCTTAAAAACCCACCCGTAATAGCGTTTAACGAAGAACTACCAATGGAAAGCACAAAATCGTACATAACTTCGTCGGTAAAGTTCAACCGATGGAACAAATGCACGTTGTAAACTTATCGATCCACTATTTAATATCCAAAGTGTCAATTGTGACAAATAGTCCTTTCAATTATGAATCTAACAAATTATTTGGCTATTCTCCCTAGATTATAGTTGTAGTactttttaatgaaaattaagCTTGATATGGTCTTACCTATTTCCATGCCTATAGCATTATGACATGGACTTTGCCTGATTAATTGTGAGTTGAGTTTAATTTTTTGGAATTTATATATTTCTTTGGAATTATTTAAACATGAACTTTTCCGATGCAATTTTGAAGATGATGAGAGCCCACGACTGAGAAGGTTCTGATATCAATCAAAGGGAGATTCAATTAATCACCATTCTTTACAGCATTAGTTTGGCAGTAAAGTGCAGCCTCAAAGAAATGCAGCATGTTCAAAGAAAAAGCAAAGATATATATTCTTTCATTCACAAACTTTATATGAACTTAAAGCTTTGATGATATGTTCAAGCCGTCTTCCTAAGACATGTTGATAAACCCCACAAACACATGTGCACTGAATTTTCTTTCTttgcggaaagaaaaattgacaAAGTTGATAAGAAAAATAGAGAGATAAGCCCTAAGCAGCACTTTATTGTACAAGGTTTGCAACTTGCTTTTATGAGCATCTTCCTTTATAAGGTTTTAAAATCCAAATTAATCATATTCATAACCCAAATAGAGGGAAAAACATTATTCCATGATATGGAAGTCACCTTTGCATCTTTAGTGACCAAACCGATCAAAGATattactatatttattattatttgttttgtaaCATTTATACTGATTATAATACATCAAAAACATTGGCATTCTTAAATTTTACATGCTAAATAACAGTCAATG
This window contains:
- the LOC121758827 gene encoding protein WALLS ARE THIN 1-like, yielding MADAAAGSSMGRRMCSIPEKFQLHIAMLALQFGYAGFHVVSRLALNMGISKIVFPVYRNILAFILLLPFAYFLEKKERPPITWSFILEFFLLAIVGITANQGFYLIGLDNTSPTFASAIQNSVPAITFLMAALLRIEKVRLDRKDGISKVVGLLICVAGASVITLFKGPTIYSPPATLQRAAAEAMAPVVLGDASGKSWTMGCLYLIGHCLSWAGWLVLQAPVLKRYPARLSFTSYQCFFGILQFLVIAAFFERNGEAWLIRTGSEVFSVFYAGVVASGIAFAVQIWCIDKGGPVFVAVYQPVQTLVVAITSSLLLGEEFYLGGIIGAGLIIFGLYLVLWGKSEEKKFAAIQSHAEHSTGRATPQIKASITQPLLTQSTENV